A stretch of DNA from Acanthochromis polyacanthus isolate Apoly-LR-REF ecotype Palm Island chromosome 21, KAUST_Apoly_ChrSc, whole genome shotgun sequence:
TCATCGCTACTGTTAACGTTTACAGCTTTATCAGTAAGTAGTAAGCTAGCTCTGTGTTTACGCTAATATTAGCAGCTAACTAGCCAGTTAACTTACCGAGACGACGGTCCCTCTTCATCGTTGTCACAAGCCAAAACGTGCTTCCTTTTCAGGTGCTCGTGCATCGCACTTGTGCTGCCGTGAAAGGAAAGCTCTGTCTTGCAGATATTGCATTGCACacttttgtcttgtgtttgctTAAAATGCTCCCACACTTTAGAGTTCCGTTGCCGCCGGGTTGCCATGATACCATAGCCAGTCAGGTATAAATTTCCGGTGACATCGCGGCTGATCCCGATTACCCCTAGTGCGCATGTGTGTCAAGGACAGAAAGGCAGACGCGGCAGTGGAAGATGCCGCAGCAGTTTTGAGAGaaaaacagtgatttaaaaaagacGAAGCGTCGACTATTAAATTAGTTGTCGACGATTTTAATAGTCGACATAATCGTGACTAGTCGACTAATCGTGGCAGCCCTACTTTTAACCCCAGTGTCTAAAAtatacggccgcaggtctgatgATACACTATGAAGTCGATCATTGACCTTTGACCTAAGGTCctctggtaccaggtacacttatgagcaaccttatgctcgaacatggtgtttgttatggacaatccatgactagcacagaagtccaataacaagaCACTGCTCGGGTTCAGATcaggcaggccgttcctcccaatcacccccctccaggtttctccgtCATTGCCCACGAGTGTTGAAGTCCCCTAGGAGCTCTATGGAGTGCCCAGGTGGTATCACTTCCAGGACatcacccagagactccaagaaggccgaatactccgAACTGCTGTTTGgggcataagcacagacaacaatCAGAGTTTTCTCCTCCGCAACCCGAAGAAGCAGAGAGGTGACCCTCTCGTTCCCCAAGGAGAACTCCAACAAGGCGGCGCTCAgtcgggggcttgtgagtatccccacacccacCCGGTGCCTCTCACTGTCAGCAACTCCGGAGAAGGACAGaatccaacccctctccaggattctggttccagaacctttgttgtgcgtggaggtgagcccaactatatctagccggtatcgcgCCACCTGCTGCACCAGCTCGGGTTCTTTCCCCGCCAGTGGGGTGACAATCCACGTCCCCAAAGCTAGTCtacaccaccagggggcggtACACCTAGatgcccgctcctgcctactgcctggTTGGCATAGCACCTGATCCCGATTTCCTGCCCGGTGGGCACCAGGTACTCTCTTAGCAGCTTCCCCCACCAGACCTGGCTCCTGGGagaggccccggtttccctagtCTGGGCAAGGTAGCGGCTTTTGTCTTGGTCattgtcatcagggttttctgAATTGCTCTTTGTGTGGTTCCTCCCCCAGGACCAATTtaccttgggagaccctaccaggggctattgccccagacaacatagctcccaggatcacagggacactcaaacaCCTCCACcacgataaggtggcgattcatTGGGGGGCATGTGAACAGTGAATGTATGTTTTCAGTTTCATCATATTtcataaactcaaacagaacaaaccttCAAGTCATTCAGCAGCTTCAACATGGCAGCTTTAGCCTCCACAAACATCATGTCTTTGGAGACTTGTACATGTTCTGCAATagtgtttctcattttctccaGTGAGCCTTTTCCTCTAAACTCTGCTGCttctacaataaaaaaacaaaaacgttgTCAAACTGAATATTTATGCACAATAAATGGAAATATGCCTTATTATAGTGACAGGTTGTAAACATCTGATCGTCTTCCTTACTTCTGTAGCACTCCTGCATGATTTCCGCTATTTTCTCTGTCAGACTGTTGTAGATGGATTTCTTACGGTCCCGGATGATCTTGTTGaattttgcatgatttttttcttccttaaaaATAGAACAGGACAAATAGATGAACGTTATTTTACACAATACCAAGAAAATACGAATCAGGTTAACGTTTTTCAGTGCTTAGATTGTTTTGGTAGATCTTCTTATGTTTCTCTTGCTTGCCTACTAATGAACTAATGAACAGGTTGATTCTAGTTTTTTCTTTACCTCCGTCTTCAGAAAGTTCAGTTGCAATCCAACATCTTTGTACTTTTGACTCAGCTCATCTGTGTCAAGTGAAAATTTATCAATGACTTTGCTGATCGGTCCAcgttttacatcatttctgaAATAAGGAGAAGTGTTTCATGAAAGCAGTATCGACAAGTTCatactttaaaatgtgatttatatataGATTAATGTATTGTATTACATATTATTTGttatatttatgtatgtattaTAGTACATGTTTATATTAGTAAACGGTACAGTGTAGAATCTGTTCATTTATGGCTTTCTTCATTGTTGTAAAGTGGGTCAACATCAATGTTCTCATTCAGTAACTCTTACGGGAAGGTCTTCCTGAATTCCTCATCAATGCTGCTGGTCAGATATGAAGCTAGCTTCATGttgatgtttatttgtttctttttctttggtttgtagACGCCACCGTTCTCAACAAGTGACTTCAGTGTCTTGTGAAACCCGCCACCTGACACCCCTCTCTGGAACAGAAATAGAAACctttaaaacacattcatttgaaCTGCAAAATTAGTTGTTTTAAGATGACTATAAAGTAAACACATACAGGTTTTAAGATGGACTTCAAGGTTATGTCACATGACGTTTGGATTTTTGAACTCCAGCTTTGAGGCGTTGTTCAAACTTGTTGTAAGCCTCTTCCATTGGTTTTCTGACTTTACTGAGTTCACGTCTCATGTTTTCTTCAAGGTCTCTGCAAACTTCGGCTTTGTTGTCagcctgaaaaaaataatgcattcaCAGATTTTACCTGACTGACAacttctttctgtatttattaaatTCTGCTGTATGTGACAATAATTGAATTACTGTAATTCTGTAGACTCTTTGACGTAATAAATATTCAGAAGATCAGCAAAGTCAGTCATATGACTTTGGATGGTTTTACGGAAACCAACTGATGTGTACTGAAACTTATTTATGTGCAATGACTATTAgtcttttctttaaatattaatgaaagCTAAAAATCTGAGGGCAATGAATGAGGCTGTATTATTTGTTCTCACCCCTTCTGTAGAGTTGGCTCCATGCATCAAAGAGAGAATCCCATGAGCTCCAGACACATAGTTTAATGTCTCTGAGTGACAGTTGTTGAGATCCATCAAAAATTCCAGAAGCTGGGGTATTTCTGTCATAAAATGCAGATTGTTAGTCAGTCTTGTTTAAATTGAAGTAATTAAAGTATAGTAAAACAAAACCAGTATTTAAGctacatgttttcttttacctAAAAAGTATTCACATACAGAGACTTCACCTACCTGTGTCCTCTGGATTTAGATGTTCTTTGTCCAGGAACTCTGTGGAGCTCACTGTGAACACTTTGAGGCAGTCATCACTGAAGTGTTTCTATGGAAAATGGATTTTAAGGCATGCTTACAGCTGTAAAACCCTTTGTATTAGATTTTGTTTTAGTCTATAAAACTCACATTTATCTGTTGTTGCTTGCGAAAGTTTTCCTCCACTTTTTTCTTCACCTCCTCATTTCTTTGAAGTATCCGACCACAAACCTCAGCTGGTGAACTATAAGAAAAcatgtacactgctcaaaaaaattaaaggaacactttttaatctaagtattgcatcaaatcagtgaaacatgtgggatactgatctggtcaagtaagtaaaagagggggtttttagtcagtttcagctgctttggtgttcataaaatcaacaacagatgcactagaggggtaacaatgagacacccccaaaacaggaatgagtttacaggtgaaggccactgacattcttttccttcctaatattgtctgactgtttttcactagttttgcatttggctagggtcagagtcacttctggtagcatgaggccatacctggaccctacagaggttccacagacagtccaactcctccaggatgacacatcaatgtgtgccattaccagaaggtttgcggtgtctcccagcacattctcaagagcatggaggagattccaggagacaggcagttagtctgggagagcgtgacagggctgtcgaaggttcTCAACCGATCAgtaggacaggtatctgctcctttgtgcaaggaggaccaggatgagcactgcaatagctctacaaaatgagctccagcagaccactggtgtgaaggTCTCTgataaaacaatcagaaagagatttaatgagagtggtctgagggcccagcgtcctctagtgcctgctgtgctcgctgaccggcaccgtggagctcggctggcatttgccatagaacacaggaatctgcaggtccaccactggtgccctgtgcttttcacagatgagagcaggttcaccctgagcgcatgtgacagacatgaaagggtctggagaagccgtggagaacgttatgctgcctgtaacattgttcagcatgaccggtttggtggtgggtcagtgatggtgtggggaggcatatccatggagggacacacagacctctacaggctggacaatggcattctgactgcctttaggtatcaggatgaaatcctttgacccattgtcagaccctacatgggtgcagtggtcctggattccttctgatgtagacaatgcccagtcttatgtggtaagagaactcatgcagttcctggaggatgaaggaactgataccattagctgggccccatgctcacctgacctgaatccaatagaacacctttggaacattatgttttgttccatcagacaccatcaggttgctcctcagactatccaggagctcagcgatgccctggtccagctctgggaggagataccccaggacaccatccatcgtctcattcagagcttgtcccggcatcgtcagtcgtgcatacaagcacatggaggccatacaaactactgaataccattgtgagttgctgccaaggaatttcagaaagatggaccagcctgccacatcagtttttcactttgattttggggtgtcttgaatttagccctcctggggggtagatcattttcattcccatcaaacaatgtggcacttttcattcctaacacattatccagtccatatcaatgctaaaaTCCAGTTTGTTTCCccccccgtattgaaatatgatgtattttcaaagtgttcctttaatttttttgagcagtgtatattaaGTGGCATCTCATGCAGTGTTTGTATCACTGACACCTgaaattgttgtattttgttcATACAGTCCACTTGTCTAACATAATAGAAGTCTAAATATTTTGCTGTGAGCATGCTTATCCATGGTCAGGTcacagaggcagcaggtgaagcaggtcattccagacgtccctctAACCAGCAATGCTGTCTCGTTCCTGGTGGGGGATCCCAAGAGgctcccaggccagatgagttATATAACCCCTCCAGCTGGTTGTGGATCCAGTGGTGTCCTCCCCGGCGGACATACCTTAAAATCAAGAGCTTTGCCTTCTAGCTCAGCTCTCCATGACAGTTCAGTATAATGCATGGATGCTGCATTAAGCTGCCTGTCCAACTCAACCTTCATTTTcacgagatacttaaactccttcaaTTGGGGATACAACTGCCctcaacccagagggagcaatacACCAGTttctggcagagaaccatggcctcggacttagAGCTCTCGACTCTCATCCCAGTCCCACACTGGACACCCCCCTCATCCTGGGTTTGCCTTGAGATCCTGTCaatgaacacaaacaagatCGGCAACAAGGGGCAGACCTGCTGGAGTCACCACCCATCGGAAATTTGAAATCCGAGGAACTTCTCACGTAATTGGGATAGCTGCGTTCCCCCCTCTGCTAACGCCAACTCTGCTTGTGATGTCCTACACAGTTACCAGCAGGTTGCAGACACAGCACCCACAGGCTCTCTTCTTTATTACCGGGGACTTTAACCATGCCTCTCCATCGTCCACACACCCCACACCTTCACACAGTATGTCACCTGCCACACCAGAGACAATAAAATACTGGGTCTTTGTCATTTGCATGCATCAGGGGCAAATCTagatgttaaatttaattgacTTACTGATCTTTTGAACGTGCAATACGGTCAGAATGGGTGCAGATAAAGTGAATTTGCTGACACTGGCCACCATTTCCCATGAGGCTGCAGGTACTCTCCAAGATCTCCCAGGCTTCTTTTTCTGATGCTGCTCGACTAATGTTGGTCACGATCCACACAGTAGAACAGTCGCCAACAATCTAAAGGGTTTAATAGCATGTtaattgttttgtaaaaagatgccATCGCAGTTCgcataaaacacaataatgtTTAACAGCAGTACATGAGGATGAATTACCCCTTTCCACATTTTGTCTCTGCTCTTGTTCCGGTCTCCGTTTCCAGGAAGGTCCACCAGTGTGACGTGTTGGAGAAGATCATTATTTGGCACCTTGACAGTCACACACTTCACCAGTGGCCAAAACCACCTCATTACTTCTTTACCTTCTCCGTCACTGGAGGCACTTCTTGTGTATCTGACTAATCTTGCAGATAGCTCTTTGGCCTGCAATAAATACAAAGTTAGGTCATATAGGACAATTCATTATTCACTGAAAATTGACATTACAccattttcatttattcaacaaaaatattaacagaTCAAATATTCTAGGGGAAAAGTAAGCACACTCCTGGCCTCACAAGTTAATCTTGGTCCCTTTATAGTAGAAATTTCAGACTTTATTCATTCTTGTCCACCACACTTTGCTCTAATGTTGTGGAACAACTtccattttgtacattttctttctGAGTGTAGACACATGCAGTTTGACACCACCAGTTCCAGAGTTGCCTTCAGCTTCTGTCAGAAATGTTGGGGTTCTTGGAGACTTATTTTTGTATCAGCCCTTCTGCTCTTAGCCTGAATTTTCTGGACCAGTCCTGGACAAACTACTATTCAGTGAAATCTTCTCTACTTGTGAATGATTTTACTTAGAGTAAATATTTTGTCATTGCCAGACTCAGACAACCTGTTTTCTGAAGGCTTTAGAGAGCTCTTTAGATCTTGTACTGAGGATATCACACTGCAACGGTGAAGGAACACTAAACCCTAGATGTTGGAGGTTTAAATAAGAGAGACTCCATCTCAAATCTGGAATTCCTGATTCTGATTTCAtggttttttatttattgaaattctccatccatccatccattctctatccaccgctttatcctcactagggtcatggggggtgctggagtctatcccagctgactcaggtgaaggcaggggacaccctggacaggtcaccagtctgtcacagggctacatatacagacacacaatcacactcacattcacacctacgggcaatttagagtaaccaattaacctcagcatgttttttatttttctttacctttACTTCTTGTGTATTTGACTAATTCTGCAGATAGCTCGTTGGCctgaaataaataagaaatgcaAGCAATAGTGTTGGGCAatcattaaaatttttaattgcGATTAATCGTGTGATTTTCTGTGATGAATTGCATTGTTATGcgtaaaattaaataatgaataGTAGTAGTGTATTCCACACAAAATACAATCACATTTGGTTTGCAGATACTTTaaataaagtgctttttaaCAGCAGTCTTCCCTTTACACAGTAGCAGTTACAACATTTGTTGTAAATCTCAATTTAAACATTAatgtaatcaaatcaaataaaaccaaagccACTGGACACTGCAAGGGCATTAACATTTGATCTGATTTGTTATAGAAATCAAGTTACCCTCAGAATCCAGAGCCACGATCATAACACTAGAACAGGAACCTTAACAGCAACAGCTAGTTAACATTTATAAatctgtattcttgttttttttctgaacaggtaccagcagaaacattttattttcatcacgaagcagcagaaacagtctaAGTTTAGCAGCAGCTGTCCCCGTTAGAGTGAGGTGAAGTGCTCGAGCACAAAAAAGTACACAGCTGGGACTGACTGTGCAGAAGACTTTTTAGTCTCTGATGtccatgtttgtacttcttcCTTATTTTTTATGGCCTTTTTAGGCTCTCTTACATAGGCCAGTGGATAGAGAGACGGGAAACATGGGGAGGAGAGCAAATGGCCGTGGGTTGGATTCAAACCCACGACCGCTGTGTCGAGGACGATAGTCCTTGTTTATGGGCTGCCCACTCAACCAGCTGAGGTACTGATGTTGTACTTCTGAGGCTGAACCTAACCAATCTAAAAAGGCTAAGCTGTGAGCCTGAATAAATTGTGAATACATAATATTTCATGCCATCATATTGATGGCCTCTCCATCTCCccttctacctctctacctcttccgTCCCTCTCAAAACGCCAGCCAGCAgacagatgggtccccccacataaagagtcaggttctgctcaaggtttcttcccattaaaagggaatttttttcttgccactgttgctttagggctgctctggaggttcaggcatatgggttctgtaaagcgtcttgagacaatttgtcCTGTAactggcactatataaataaaatttaattgaactgAATGGCAAGAATTCTTGCTATGAAgtaataaataatttatatCTTACTGATTGAAATGTCAGAGTCTTCTTCTTGGATTGGAGGAACTCTGGGATT
This window harbors:
- the LOC110947754 gene encoding LOW QUALITY PROTEIN: nuclear GTPase SLIP-GC-like (The sequence of the model RefSeq protein was modified relative to this genomic sequence to represent the inferred CDS: inserted 1 base in 1 codon) — protein: MDDFVCNKLTEWGLSELIDRFKDHSMDKESLYDLEDQDIKDLIPEVGPRAKFKKRLKQLKEEQNTNQEAADSSVPSQQEREEAADSVQVLPSTSSQGKRKLDVKDQSSKWKSPNKRQCGNERQSYTEAFILSEVKDLMELVLERLQHQDNTKLNAFLRTKIHDLETDKRELIGVFGKTGAGKSSLINAIIGEEDLLPTGEIAACTSVMIKVEANIRNSKYEADIEFIEPEDWRDEMWSMAEFHGNSRDQEQEDDKNGDDDDDNNSYDYGDDDDDNDYNEPGDDEKLSAVYGEEWRDKTPENLIENRHFKEIPEFLQSKKKTLTFQSAKELSARLVRYTRSASSDGEGKEVMRWFWPLVKCVTVKVPNNDLLQHVTLVDLPGNGDRNKSRDKMWKGIVGDCSTVWIVTNISRAASEKEAWEILESTCSLMGNGGQCQQIHFICTHSDRIARSKDHSPAEVCGRILQRNEEVKKKVEENFRKQQQINKHFSDDCLKVFTVSSTEFLDKEHLNPEDTEIPQLLEFLMDLNNCHSETLNYVSGAHGILSLMHGANSTEGADNKAEVCRDLEENMRRELSKVRKPMEEAYNKFEQRLKAGVQKSKXSCDITLKSILKPRGVSGGGFHKTLKSLVENGGVYKPKKKKQININMKLASYLTSSIDEEFRKTFPNDVKRGPISKVIDKFSLDTDELSQKYKDVGLQLNFLKTEEEKNHAKFNKIIRDRKKSIYNSLTEKIAEIMQECYRKAAEFRGKGSLEKMRNTIAEHVQVSKDMMFVEAKAAMLKLLNDLKEEILKKLQETLEESIEISLKTDDNSIPDVPTELEMVKKYCDELKDNPDGETSLLE